Proteins encoded by one window of Macaca mulatta isolate MMU2019108-1 chromosome 10, T2T-MMU8v2.0, whole genome shotgun sequence:
- the FAM217B gene encoding protein FAM217B isoform X1, with product MNAGPSWNKVQHSKNSSGKRQSKSQVPHAASQLRSSLTAVTQPTEEKLKESIAPEARRKRNPLGSRCQGASGNKLFLDFQSMKIIKEDADEDSASDLSDSERIPIPPSPLTPPDLNLRAEEIDPVYFDLHPGQGHTKPEYYYPDFLPPPFSSWDLRDMALLLNAENKMEAVPRVGGLLGKYIDRLIQLEWLQVQTVQCEKAKGAKARPLTAPGTSGALKSPGRSKLIASALSKPLPHQEGASKSGPSRKKAFHHEEIHPSHYAFETAPRPTDVLAGTRFCSQRQTLEMRTEEKKKKSSKSTKLQRWDLSCSESSSKVETNGNIRIPKQAAVILDSADSCKASKTQAHAHPRKKGKAESCGHATVSSEKKLKTNGVKQNTYKLK from the coding sequence ATGAATGCTGGCCCATCTTGGAATAAAGTGCAACATTCAAAGAATTCTTCAGGAAAAAGGCAGAGTAAATCCCAAGTACCCCACGCTGCTTCTCAGCTGAGAAGCAGCCTCACAGCTGTCACCCAGCCAACTgaagaaaaacttaaagaaaGCATTGCCCCGGAAGCAAGACGCAAAAGGAATCCACTCGGTTCCAGGTGTCAGGGGGCCTCAGGGAATAAATTGTTTCTTGATTTTCAGTCAATGAAAATTATTAAAGAGGATGCTGATGAGGACAGTGCAAGTGATCTCTCTGATTCGGAAAGAATTCccattcctccttctcccctcacACCTCCAGATCTCAATCTTCGAGCTGAAGAAATTGATCCAGTTTACTTTGATCTTCACCCTGGTCAGGGCCATACAAAGCCTGAGTACTATTATCCTGATTTCCTTCCACCCCCTTTCAGCTCCTGGGACTTACGAGACATGGCCCTGCTTCTGAACGCAGAGAACAAAATGGAAGCTGTGCCCCGAGTGGGAGGACTTCTTGGGAAGTATATTGATAGACTTATTCAGCTTGAGTGGCTACAGGTCCAGACTGTACAGTGTGAAAAAGCAAAGGGGGCCAAAGCAAGGCCCCTCACTGCCCCTGGGACCTCAGGGGCACTGAAAAGCCCTGGGAGAAGTAAGCTAATTGCGAGTGCTCTGTCCAAGCCACTACCTCACCAGGAAGGGGCATCAAAGTCAGGCCCTTCCCGAAAGAAAGCTTTTCACCATGAAGAAATCCACCCATCACATTATGCATTTGAGACTGCCCCCAGACCCACTGATGTGCTTGCTGGTACCAGGTTTTGTTCTCAGAGGCAAACCCTTGAAATgaggacagaagaaaagaaaaagaaatccagtaAGAGTACGAAGCTGCAACGTTGGGATCTGTCCTGCAGTGAAAGCAGCTCTAAGGTGGAAACCAACGGTAACATTCGAATTCCCAAACAGGCAGCTGTGATTCTGGACTCAGCAGATTCCTGTAAAGCCTCCAAAACACAAGCACATGCACATCCTAGGAAAAAGGGAAAGGCAGagagctgtggtcatgccactgtatCGAGtgagaaaaaactgaaaacaaatggaGTAAAGCAAAACacatataaactaaaataa
- the FAM217B gene encoding protein FAM217B isoform X2, with protein MALLLNAENKMEAVPRVGGLLGKYIDRLIQLEWLQVQTVQCEKAKGAKARPLTAPGTSGALKSPGRSKLIASALSKPLPHQEGASKSGPSRKKAFHHEEIHPSHYAFETAPRPTDVLAGTRFCSQRQTLEMRTEEKKKKSSKSTKLQRWDLSCSESSSKVETNGNIRIPKQAAVILDSADSCKASKTQAHAHPRKKGKAESCGHATVSSEKKLKTNGVKQNTYKLK; from the coding sequence ATGGCCCTGCTTCTGAACGCAGAGAACAAAATGGAAGCTGTGCCCCGAGTGGGAGGACTTCTTGGGAAGTATATTGATAGACTTATTCAGCTTGAGTGGCTACAGGTCCAGACTGTACAGTGTGAAAAAGCAAAGGGGGCCAAAGCAAGGCCCCTCACTGCCCCTGGGACCTCAGGGGCACTGAAAAGCCCTGGGAGAAGTAAGCTAATTGCGAGTGCTCTGTCCAAGCCACTACCTCACCAGGAAGGGGCATCAAAGTCAGGCCCTTCCCGAAAGAAAGCTTTTCACCATGAAGAAATCCACCCATCACATTATGCATTTGAGACTGCCCCCAGACCCACTGATGTGCTTGCTGGTACCAGGTTTTGTTCTCAGAGGCAAACCCTTGAAATgaggacagaagaaaagaaaaagaaatccagtaAGAGTACGAAGCTGCAACGTTGGGATCTGTCCTGCAGTGAAAGCAGCTCTAAGGTGGAAACCAACGGTAACATTCGAATTCCCAAACAGGCAGCTGTGATTCTGGACTCAGCAGATTCCTGTAAAGCCTCCAAAACACAAGCACATGCACATCCTAGGAAAAAGGGAAAGGCAGagagctgtggtcatgccactgtatCGAGtgagaaaaaactgaaaacaaatggaGTAAAGCAAAACacatataaactaaaataa
- the PPP1R3D gene encoding protein phosphatase 1 regulatory subunit 3D, with the protein MSRGPSSAVLPSALGSRKLTPRSLSCLSDLDGGVALEPRPCRPPGSPGRAPPPAPAPSGCDPRLRPIILRRARSLPSSPERRQKAAGAPGAACRPGCSRQLRVRFADALGLELAQVKVFNAGDDPSVPLHVLSRLAINSDLCCSSQDLEFTLQYLVPDFPPPVEAADFGERLQRQLVCLERVTCSDLGISGTVRVCNVAFEKQVAVRYTFSGWRSTHEAVARWRGPEGPEGKEDVFTFGFPVPPFLLELGSRVHFAVRYRVAGAEYWDNNDCRDYSLTCRNHALHMPRGECEESWIHFI; encoded by the coding sequence ATGTCCAGAGGCCCGAGCTCCGCGGTCCTGCCCAGCGCCCTGGGATCCCGGAAGCTAACCCCCCGGAGCCTCAGCTGCTTGTCTGACCTGGACGGCGGCGTGGCCCTGGAGCCGCGGCCCTGTAGGCCCCCGGGGAGCCCGGGCCGCGCGCCGCCGCCAGCGCCAGCGCCGTCCGGCTGCGACCCCCGCCTGCGGCCCATCATCCTGCGGCGGGCGCGCTCACTGCCCAGCTCCCCCGAGCGCCGCCAGAAGGCCGCGGGCGCGCCGGGCGCTGCATGTCGGCCGGGCTGCAGCCGGCAGCTCCGCGTGCGCTTCGCCGACGCCCTGGGCTTGGAGCTGGCGCAAGTCAAGGTGTTCAACGCGGGAGACGACCCGTCGGTGCCGCTGCACGTGCTGTCGCGGCTCGCCATCAACTCTGACCTGTGCTGCAGCAGCCAGGACCTGGAGTTCACCCTGCAGTACCTGGTGCCCGATTTCCCGCCGCCCGTCGAGGCCGCCGACTTTGGCGAGCGCCTGCAGCGCCAGCTTGTGTGCCTGGAGCGTGTCACTTGCTCGGACCTTGGCATCAGCGGTACGGTGCGCGTGTGCAACGTGGCCTTCGAGAAGCAGGTGGCTGTGCGCTACACTTTCTCGGGCTGGCGCAGTACCCACGAGGCGGTGGCGCGGTGGCGCGGGCCCGAAGGCCCCGAGGGCAAGGAGGACGTCTTCACCTTTGGCTTCCCAGTGCCACCCTTCCTGCTGGAGCTCGGCTCCCGCGTGCACTTCGCGGTGCGCTACCGAGTGGCGGGTGCCGAGTACTGGGACAACAACGACTGCCGAGACTACAGCCTCACGTGTCGCAACCATGCGCTGCACATGCCTCGCGGCGAGTGCGAAGAGAGCTGGATCCACTTCATCTGA